One window of the Glycocaulis alkaliphilus genome contains the following:
- a CDS encoding nuclear transport factor 2 family protein translates to MARHIDTLLDVIEAWHRLDVDAVMEHIHDDFIWNNSGGMLPVFEGKDAMRAALTKMAGKTQSNDWRLFDYAENGDTLWMEGVDEFTGTDGSHLAVPYAGVLEFKDGRIHRWREYFNAYVQTNQREKKEISPEVRAMLDRPVVTRAS, encoded by the coding sequence TTGGCTCGCCATATCGATACTCTTCTTGACGTTATCGAAGCCTGGCACAGGCTCGACGTGGACGCTGTCATGGAGCACATCCACGACGATTTCATATGGAATAATTCCGGCGGCATGCTGCCGGTCTTTGAGGGCAAGGACGCCATGCGCGCCGCTCTCACCAAGATGGCTGGCAAGACGCAATCCAATGACTGGCGCCTTTTCGATTACGCGGAGAATGGCGACACGCTCTGGATGGAAGGCGTGGATGAGTTTACCGGCACTGACGGCTCGCATCTGGCCGTGCCCTATGCAGGCGTTCTGGAGTTCAAGGACGGGCGGATTCACCGCTGGCGCGAGTATTTCAACGCCTATGTGCAAACCAACCAGCGCGAGAAAAAGGAGATTTCTCCTGAAGTACGCGCCATGCTCGACAGGCCGGTTGTCACGAGGGCGAGCTGA
- a CDS encoding beta-propeller domain-containing protein → MASDVSAADSESITNVQVAGVDEGGIVKVIGDYLVILRRGRLFTVSTADGGLRAIDSIDAYPPGASARHDWYDEMLVSDDLVVVIGYSYRRGGTEINRFRMAPDGTLAFVDSHHLRSDDYYSDRNYASRLIGSRLVLYAPLSFRWNSRDVLDDLPGLSRWSPDREGPEFKRIASASNIFIPAPLRASGAQAVEAMHTVTQCDLAAPELTCDATVVLGPEGRTFFVSNDHVYVWLEANRNVEADSPNFLIRIALDDRLPGAVRVAGSPLDQFSLGTNAAGDRIDVLVADEGYDDPMWDTELTRGRPALLRLPFARFGDGSGAAPASDYQFLPGDEYAHLNRNRFIGDRALYSLHRYSDSQHRYSIVVVPVEGGDPVELAVPEWVERIEQLGRDAVVIGGSQATVFVTLDITGPEPAIIDRYTERGAREAESRSHAFFYRPDTGSADGADGLLGLPVINRGRGSGDADMLFLRREARRLSAHGRLESAAPGHLDDGCQASCIDWYGDARPIFLHGRVFALLGYELVEGDASGTRIREVQRINYGPRIEPGKDN, encoded by the coding sequence ATGGCGTCTGACGTAAGCGCAGCAGACAGCGAATCCATCACTAACGTGCAGGTTGCCGGCGTTGATGAGGGCGGCATCGTCAAGGTGATTGGCGACTATCTGGTTATTCTCAGGCGTGGCCGCCTGTTCACCGTTTCCACGGCAGATGGCGGGCTGCGGGCCATCGACTCGATCGACGCTTATCCGCCGGGCGCCAGCGCCCGCCATGACTGGTATGACGAGATGCTGGTCTCTGACGATCTGGTCGTGGTGATTGGCTACAGCTACCGGCGCGGCGGAACCGAGATCAACCGCTTCCGCATGGCACCGGATGGAACGCTCGCCTTCGTCGACTCCCATCATCTGAGGTCTGACGATTATTATTCGGATCGCAATTATGCCTCCCGCCTGATCGGCAGCCGGCTGGTTCTCTATGCGCCGCTCTCCTTCCGCTGGAACTCGCGCGATGTGCTCGACGACCTGCCGGGCCTTAGCCGCTGGTCGCCTGATCGCGAAGGGCCGGAGTTCAAACGCATCGCCAGTGCCAGCAATATCTTCATTCCCGCCCCCTTGCGGGCGAGCGGCGCGCAAGCCGTGGAGGCGATGCACACCGTGACGCAGTGCGATCTCGCTGCGCCGGAGCTGACCTGCGATGCCACCGTCGTGCTCGGGCCAGAGGGCCGCACCTTCTTTGTGTCGAATGACCATGTCTATGTCTGGCTGGAAGCGAACCGGAATGTGGAGGCAGACAGCCCCAACTTCCTGATCCGCATAGCGCTCGATGACCGGCTGCCAGGCGCCGTGCGGGTGGCGGGCAGCCCGCTCGACCAGTTCTCGCTTGGCACCAACGCGGCCGGCGACCGGATTGATGTCCTGGTCGCCGACGAGGGCTATGACGATCCGATGTGGGATACGGAGCTGACGCGCGGGCGTCCGGCCCTTTTGCGCCTGCCGTTTGCGCGTTTTGGCGATGGCAGTGGCGCGGCCCCCGCGTCCGACTACCAGTTCCTGCCGGGCGACGAATACGCCCACCTCAATCGTAACCGCTTCATCGGGGACCGGGCGCTCTACAGCCTTCATCGTTACTCGGACAGCCAGCACCGCTATTCGATTGTGGTTGTTCCGGTCGAAGGGGGCGATCCGGTCGAACTTGCCGTGCCTGAATGGGTCGAGCGGATCGAACAGCTGGGCCGCGATGCCGTCGTGATTGGCGGCTCGCAGGCGACCGTGTTTGTCACCCTCGATATTACCGGGCCGGAGCCTGCCATTATCGACCGCTATACCGAGCGTGGTGCCCGCGAGGCGGAATCGCGCAGCCACGCCTTCTTCTACCGGCCAGATACGGGCAGCGCTGACGGAGCCGACGGCCTGCTGGGCCTGCCGGTGATCAATCGCGGACGCGGTTCTGGTGATGCGGACATGCTGTTCCTGCGCCGGGAAGCGCGCCGGCTATCCGCGCACGGGCGTCTTGAGTCCGCTGCGCCCGGCCATCTGGATGATGGCTGCCAGGCCTCGTGCATCGACTGGTATGGCGATGCGCGGCCCATCTTCCTGCACGGCAGGGTGTTCGCCCTGCTGGGCTATGAGCTGGTAGAGGGCGACGCGTCCGGAACGCGAATTCGGGAGGTGCAGCGCATCAATTACGGCCCGCGCATCGAACCCGGAAAAGACAACTAG